A stretch of Phoenix dactylifera cultivar Barhee BC4 chromosome 16, palm_55x_up_171113_PBpolish2nd_filt_p, whole genome shotgun sequence DNA encodes these proteins:
- the LOC103708306 gene encoding LOW QUALITY PROTEIN: cationic amino acid transporter 3, mitochondrial (The sequence of the model RefSeq protein was modified relative to this genomic sequence to represent the inferred CDS: inserted 4 bases in 4 codons; deleted 3 bases in 3 codons), whose product MLMGFEGGRGVRSLLRRKQVDSDRARAEAGGSHHHQLAKELSIPQLVAIGVGSTIGAGVYVLVGTVAREHSGPALTISFLIAGIAAALSAFCYAELASRCLLLEVHIHYSYICVGEGIAWLIXWALILXYTIGGSAVARGISPNLALFFGGPDSLPSFLARAHIPFLDVVVDPCAAILVLIVTGLLCVGIKESSFVQAIVTTANVCVMLFVIIAGGYLAFQTGWVGYTVASGYFPYGVNGMLAGSATVFFAYIGFDSVASTAEEVKNPQRDLPWGIGTALSICCLLYMMVSXVIVGLVPYFXMDPDTPISSAFADMGLQWAMYIVTCGAVLALCSTLMGSLLPQPRILMAMARDGLLPPFFSEVNKRTQVPVKSTILTGICAAALSFFMDVSQLAGMVSVGTLLAFTIVAISILILRYVPPDEVPLPSSLQESIESVSFHNSVQESNGEKAKHIVGTQNISQHPQDGTSHTNKVVACVEHPLIAKESNQEKLNEQTRRKKAAWSIACVCIGVLILTSSASATFLPAFGRYLACFVGGLLLLGGLVVLCWIDQDDGRHSFGHAGGFICPFVPFLPICCILINAYLLINLGAGTWIRVSIWLMIGVFVYLFYGRTHSSLTDAVYVPVAHADEIYRTSVEYVA is encoded by the exons ATGTTGATGGGTTTCGAGGGCGGAAGAGGGGTGCGGAGTTTGCTGAGAAGGAAGCAAGTGGATTCGGATCGGGCGAGGGCGGAAGCCGGGGGATCCCACCACCATCAGCTCGCCAAGGAATTGTCCATTCCCCAGCTCGTTGCTATAG GTGTTGGCTCAACCATAGGTGCTGGAGTCTATGTTCTTGTCGGAACTGTTGCTCGAGAGCACTCAGGACCAGCCTTGACCATTTCCTTTCTGATAGCTGGAATAGCAGCTGCTCTTTCAGCCTTCTGTTATGCTGAGCTTGCAAGCCGTTGCCTTCTGCTGGAAGTGCATATTCATTATTCTTACATTTGTGTTGGAGAAGG TATTGCTTGGTTGA GTTGGGCTTTAATAC GATATACAATTGGTGGTTCAGCTGTTGCGCGAGGCATATCCCCGAATTTG GCCTTGTTTTTTGGAGGACCAGATAGCCTGCCTTCTTTTCTAGCACGTGCTCACATTCCATTCCTTGATGTTGTTGTTGATCCATGTGCTGCAATCCTTGTGTTGATTGTCACT GGGCTGCTATGTGTGGGAATAAAGGAG AGTTCGTTTGTACAAGCCATTGTT ACAACTGCAAATGTTTGTGTCATGTTATTTGTCATTATAGCTGGTGGATAT TTGGCTTTCCAGACTGGATGGGTTGGATATACTGTTGCTAGCGG ATACTTCCCTTATGGAGTGAATGGAATGCTTGCTGGATCAGCAACTGTTTTCTTTGCATACATAGGCTTTGATTCAGTTGCCAGTACAGCTGAGGAG GTGAAGAATCCTCAACGAGATCTACCATGGGGCATTGGAACAGCACTGTCGATATGTTGCTTATTGTATATGATGGTTT GTGTTATTGTTGGCCTAGTTCCATATT GCATGGACCCAGACACTCCAATTTCGTCTGCATTTGCGGACATGGGATTGCAGTGGGCAAT gtacattGTCACATGTGGTGCTGTCCTTGCTCTTTGCTCAACTTTGATGGGTTCATTGCTTCCCCAG CCTAGAATACTGATGGCGATGGCTAGAGATGGATTGTTGCCACCATTCTTCTCAGAAGTTAACAAAAGAACCCAAGTTCCTGTCAAGAGCACAATCTTAACTGGGATCTGTGCAGCTGCCTTATCTTTCTTCATGGATGTCTCACAATTGGCAGGGATG GTTAGCGTTGGCACACTTCTTGCCTTCACCATAGTTGCAATTTCTATCTTGATACTCAGATATGTTCCGCCAGATGAGGTTCCTCTTCCATCATCACTTCAAGAATCAATTGAGTCAGTATCATTTCACAATAGTGTTCAGGAAAGCAATGGGGAAAAGGCAAAACATATTGTTGGAACTCAGAACATTAGCCAACATCCTCAGGATGGCACATCTCATACAAATAAAGTGGTAGCATGTGTTGAGCATCCTCTCATTGCAAAGGAGAGTAACCAGG AAAAACTGAATGAGCAAACACGGCGTAAGAAAGCAGCTTGGAGTATAGCATGTGTGTGCATTGGAGTTCTCATCCTCACTTCTTCAGCTTCAGCTACATTCTTGCCAGC CTTTGGACGTTATTTGGCATGCTTTGTCGGTGGCTTGCTCCTCCTTGGTGGTCTTGTCGTACTCTGCTGGATCGACCAAGATGACGGTCGGCATAGTTTTGGACATGCTGGAG GATTTATATGTCCTTTTGTTCCATTTCTACCAATTTGCTGCATCCTCATAAATGCATACTTGCTGATAAATCTCGG TGCCGGCACGTGGATCCGTGTGTCTATCTGGCTCATGATCGGGGTATTCGTATATCTGTTCTATGGACGAACCCACAGCTCGCTTACTGATGCTGTATATGTGCCTGTGGCGCATGCAGATGAGATATATAGAACTTCGGTGGAGTACGTAGCTTAG